A segment of the Malaciobacter mytili LMG 24559 genome:
CTTGCATATGCATTAAGTCAATTAGGTATTTCTTTTACTTTTAACGAAGATATATTATTTGGTACATTAGTACATGAAGCAGTAGATTTTGCTTATAAAAATCCTAATTTACCAATTAGAAAAGCAATTAAAGCTTTAATCTTAAAAGCAGGAGAAGAATACAAATATTTATCAGATGAAAGTAAATTAGAATTTGATAATTTAATTGTTGAAGCTATAAAAGCTTTTAAATTATATTACAGAAATGTAATGCCTTTTAATAAGCTAGTTTGTAGTGAAGAATATCTTGAATTAGAAATTCCTGCTGAATATTTTAGTAATTCTAGAAATATAGGAAGAATAAAATTCAAAGGAACTCTTGATAGAATCTATCAAAAAGATGGTGTTCTAATCTTGTCTGATTTAAAAACAACTAGAAAAAAACTATCAACTGGTTTAAAATGGTCTGATGAATTAACAAATTTATATAATGAAAAAAAAGAAGCAATGAATGAAGTTTCAAAAATTGATGCTCTTATAAAAAAGCATATCAATAGTGAAAGTGAACTTGTAGAACTTGAAAATGAACATCATAAATTGGTTGAAGAATATAATTTGGCAATTCAAAATAAGAAAGCATTTAAATTGATCTCAAAAAAGATTGAGAAAATTGAAAAGCAAATTACAACTTGTAAAGAAAACATAGCAAATATAGAAATCTGGCAAGAAACATTAAAAAATCTTAATCTCAAAATAAGTGATTTAACTAAAAAAATAAATCCATTACTACGAATATATAATGAAGAATTATATAATGCAGAAATTAAAGAGTGCAAAAATAGATATATGTTGCAATTAGCATTATATTCTATGATGTATTCATTTAATTATGGAAAATTAATTAATAAATTTAGAATAGAATTACTTATAAGAGGTAAAGATGGTCCAGAGATTAAAATTTATGAATGGGATTTAATACAAGAAGATTTAATAAAAGCTGAGTCAGTATTAATTCAATTAATAGAGACGATAGAAGCTGTGTTTGATGGAGTTAATCCAAAAATACTTTTTAGACAGAATCCGTATACTTATTATGGTTCTGAATTAAATGATTATTTAAAAAGTTTATAATAACCCCAAAAGGGAGTAGTTGACTCCCTTGGGAGAAATAACTATTCCCTTTAATTAAATATAAAAAGGAAAAAGTTATGGGAAGTTTATCACAATATGCAACAAAAGTTGTTGCTGATAGAAAAGAAAACAGTATTAGTACAATAAGAAAATTATTGGAAATAAAAAAAGAAGAAATAGTTTCATTTGGAGTTGAATTTGAAAGATTTAAATCAACACTAATTAGATTATTTGCAAATAGTGACCTAAATGAGTGTTCTCCAATGTCTGTTGTTGATGCAGCTATGAAAGTTGCTAGTTTAAATCTAGATTTAGATCCTACTCTTGCACAAGCTTATGTAATTGCTAGATACAACAATAAAGAAAAATGTAAAATTGCAACATTTATGATTGGTTATCAAGGTTTATTAGAACTTGCACGTAGAAGTGGAGATGTAAAGAAAATTGAAACTCATATTGTTTGGGAAAATGAAAGATATCAATATTATGTTGGAGAAAATGGTACTGTTATAGAGCACTATCCTTTACGTCCATCAAAACGTGGAAAAGAAAGAATTGCAGTTTATGTTTTAGCATATTTAGTCAATGGTGAAATTTACAAAGAATGGGTATGGGATGAAGAAGTAATTGAAATAAAAAACATGTCTTTAAGTTCAATTAAACCTGACAAACAAAGATATTCACCTTGGGCTGCAAATGTCATATCAGAAGATGGAATGTGGAAGAAAACAGCCATTAGAAGATGTATGAAATATTTGCCAAAATCAAAAGAATTAATTAAATTTTTAGAAGAAGAAGACAATTACAATAGTGATAACTCTACTCTTATTGATGTAAATATAGAAAATAATGAAAACAAGCCAAATGTGCAAAACACAGTTGTAAAACCTCAAACAGTTGAAAGACAACAAGTGCAAAACACAGTTGTAAAACCTCAAACAGTTGAAAGACAACAAGTGCAAAACACAGTTGTAAAACCTCAAACAGTTGAAAGACAACAAGTGCAAAACACAGTTGTAAAACCTCAAACAGTTGAAAGACAACAAGTGCAAAACACAGTTGTAAAACCTCAAACAGTTGAAAGACAACAAGTGCAAAACACAGTTGTAAAACCTCAAACAGTTGAAAGACAACAAGTGCAAAACATTGATCCATTTGCAAATGTTATCGAAGAAAATTTTGATGAACTTTCAATTTTTTAGGAGTAAATGATGTTAAATATATTAGGAACTGTATTATTAGGAATAGTTATTTTTAGTTTATTACTTTATTATTTAATTAAAAAAGCTAGAAATGATAGAGCAGTAAGAAACGACTTACTTGCATTTTCTTACTTAATTATTAATTTAGGACCAAATATTTCAGCTTTTGGAATAATTGAATTAATAACTGCAAATGAACTAAAAGAGAAGTTATTTTTATGTATGTTTATCATACTTGGAATTTTAATTATGCTACTTGGTAGAAAAATTAGAAATATTCTTTATGAGATAACAAAAAATAAAAAGAAAAGAAATCTAATGACAAATGTTGCACTAGGAGTAAAAGATGATTAAAGCACCAAAAACAAAAAGTCAGGTGTTTAAACTTATTTTAAACTTATTGCTACCAACAAATACTGATATTAAAAAAATCAGTAATGGGTATTCGACAATCCGTCATTTGAAAGAGTGTGGAAGTGAAGCCATATATGATGTCAAATCAGATATTGTTAGAATTACAAAACTTAGTAAAGAATATGTAGGTAGTACCTATGAAGACACTACTGAATCAAAGCGGTATAAAGTCATTAGTACAAAAGAAAAAATGATTTTAAAACCACTTTAATAAAAAATATCTTATTTTCGGATCATCCTTATACTTATTAATAATTAGTAAAAAAAATGCTAAACCAAAACCAATTATAGATATGTAGTATAAACTACTGTCTTTTGTTGAGATTATATAAGAAGAAGGGATAATGAAAATTAAGAAAACGTAAAAGTAAATCATATATGCAATCCTTTAAATTTGCATATTTTACAAATAGTTTGCTTTAAATAAGCTAACCCAATTGGGATATTAATTTGTCCCAAATTGGGACAGAGTATATCCATTAAAAATCAAGTAAGGGAATACTTATGATAACAATATTTAAAACAAATCCATTTTTAAAAGGAACAATAATTGCAATGTTAACATTTGCAAGTTTTTTTGTTCATCCCGTAGTAGGAATCTTCGTATCAGCAACAGTATTTGCACTTTATGAAGTTATACAAATAAAAGGTTTAGAAAATAAATATAGTGGAAAAAAATATTTTTACGGAGTACTGTTTTTGATACTATTTATATTTTTTATAAAAGTAACTGTTTTTACAAAAGAAATTTATTATATATTTAATTAATAAGGAAAGAAAATGAAAAAAATTTTAATAGGACACTATGTAGGTTCACAAATGGAACCTTGTGTTGAGGAGTTTAATCTTCAACAAGTAGAAGCTGCATTTAAATATGCAGAAGAAAACCACAATCCAAAGTCAATGTGGTCGTTAGAAGATTGTGCTTATGCACACTTAGGGATTAATGTAGATAAGATCTACATAATAAGAGAAAGTAATAAATCTTCGATTAAAGAAGATAAAGAAGATTTATTAAATGAATTAAGATAAGGAAGGAAAGAAAGATGTATAATAAAGTATTAATGGTAGGAAATCTTACTAGGAATATTGAGCTTAGATATTTACCAAGTGGTTCTGCGGTAGCAAAATCTGCAATTGCAACAAGTTATAAATATAAAACTGCAACAGGTGAGCAAAAAGAAGAAGTTTGCTTTATGGATTTTACTATTTTTGGAAGGTCTGCTGAAGTTGCTAATCAATATTTAAAAAAAGGCTCTAAAGTCTTACTTGAAGGAAGATTGATATTTGAACAGTGGGCTGCACAAGATGGTTCTAATAGAAGTAAACACTCATTAAGAGTTGACAATATGAAGATGCTTGATACAAAGAGTGAGAATTCAGAAGAACAAAATAGACCAAAAAATCAGTATCCGCAAAATACACAATATCAACAGAATACACAACAATATCAATCAAAACAGAATATGAATTATAATTCAGTCTCAGAAAATAACTTTAGTTATGTAGAGAATATTCCTGAA
Coding sequences within it:
- a CDS encoding single-stranded DNA-binding protein → MYNKVLMVGNLTRNIELRYLPSGSAVAKSAIATSYKYKTATGEQKEEVCFMDFTIFGRSAEVANQYLKKGSKVLLEGRLIFEQWAAQDGSNRSKHSLRVDNMKMLDTKSENSEEQNRPKNQYPQNTQYQQNTQQYQSKQNMNYNSVSENNFSYVENIPEIDINEDEIPF
- a CDS encoding PD-(D/E)XK nuclease family protein; this translates as MSANPKLLEFKSKITSIEDIYEFLNNLKNIKVWEHRASSTATFLANPLAYALSQLGISFTFNEDILFGTLVHEAVDFAYKNPNLPIRKAIKALILKAGEEYKYLSDESKLEFDNLIVEAIKAFKLYYRNVMPFNKLVCSEEYLELEIPAEYFSNSRNIGRIKFKGTLDRIYQKDGVLILSDLKTTRKKLSTGLKWSDELTNLYNEKKEAMNEVSKIDALIKKHINSESELVELENEHHKLVEEYNLAIQNKKAFKLISKKIEKIEKQITTCKENIANIEIWQETLKNLNLKISDLTKKINPLLRIYNEELYNAEIKECKNRYMLQLALYSMMYSFNYGKLINKFRIELLIRGKDGPEIKIYEWDLIQEDLIKAESVLIQLIETIEAVFDGVNPKILFRQNPYTYYGSELNDYLKSL
- a CDS encoding recombinase RecT, which gives rise to MGSLSQYATKVVADRKENSISTIRKLLEIKKEEIVSFGVEFERFKSTLIRLFANSDLNECSPMSVVDAAMKVASLNLDLDPTLAQAYVIARYNNKEKCKIATFMIGYQGLLELARRSGDVKKIETHIVWENERYQYYVGENGTVIEHYPLRPSKRGKERIAVYVLAYLVNGEIYKEWVWDEEVIEIKNMSLSSIKPDKQRYSPWAANVISEDGMWKKTAIRRCMKYLPKSKELIKFLEEEDNYNSDNSTLIDVNIENNENKPNVQNTVVKPQTVERQQVQNTVVKPQTVERQQVQNTVVKPQTVERQQVQNTVVKPQTVERQQVQNTVVKPQTVERQQVQNTVVKPQTVERQQVQNIDPFANVIEENFDELSIF